A region from the Spiroplasma taiwanense CT-1 genome encodes:
- a CDS encoding thymidine phosphorylase — MNFSTIIEKKKRSIELDEKEIKWLIKSFVDNSLKDYQMSAFNMAVWFNGMTPKELGIFTQEMINSGKTYNFDGVDGIKADKHSTGGVGDKTSLIFSPLVAKFGVKVAKLSGRGLGPTGGTIDKLESCIGWTGEISEQKFKETLNKVGISIMSQSKEIVPADKKLYSLRDVTGTVDSIPLIASSIMSKKLVIPADSIILDVKMGSGAFMKDLESAVKLSKTMISIGKEHNRNVNVMITNMDKPLGRAIGNAIEVKEAWDTLNGNGPEDLKELCVIAAALTLVENNIFKNLEIAKKELYKVLEEKSAAPLLKEFVEAQNGNFNLILDYDNSFKVKHKIEIKADTDGYLSFKTADDLGYLSVLLGAGRATKEEQIDFAAGIYLNKTTNDFVKKDDLIMTLYTNRNDIENFIKTAKELIVLSNQKSEDNLILKLISSKDI; from the coding sequence ATGAATTTTTCAACAATTATAGAAAAAAAGAAAAGATCTATTGAATTAGATGAAAAAGAAATAAAATGATTAATAAAATCATTTGTAGATAATTCATTAAAAGATTATCAAATGTCTGCATTTAATATGGCAGTTTGATTTAATGGAATGACTCCAAAAGAATTAGGTATTTTTACACAAGAAATGATAAATTCAGGAAAAACTTATAATTTTGATGGAGTTGATGGTATAAAAGCTGATAAACATTCAACAGGTGGAGTTGGAGATAAAACAAGTTTAATTTTTTCACCACTTGTTGCAAAATTTGGTGTAAAAGTTGCAAAACTTTCAGGAAGAGGTTTAGGTCCAACTGGAGGAACAATTGATAAGTTAGAAAGTTGTATTGGTTGAACTGGAGAAATTTCAGAACAAAAATTTAAAGAAACTTTAAATAAAGTGGGTATCTCAATTATGAGTCAATCAAAAGAAATTGTCCCAGCAGATAAAAAACTTTATTCTTTAAGAGACGTTACAGGAACTGTTGATTCAATTCCATTGATTGCATCTAGTATTATGTCAAAAAAACTTGTTATACCAGCAGATAGCATAATTCTTGATGTAAAAATGGGAAGTGGAGCTTTTATGAAAGATTTGGAAAGTGCTGTTAAACTTTCTAAAACAATGATTTCTATAGGAAAAGAACATAACAGAAATGTTAATGTAATGATTACAAATATGGATAAACCACTAGGTAGAGCAATTGGTAATGCAATTGAAGTTAAAGAAGCATGAGACACATTGAATGGTAATGGTCCTGAGGACTTAAAAGAATTATGTGTTATTGCAGCAGCTTTAACACTTGTTGAAAATAATATTTTTAAAAATTTAGAAATTGCAAAAAAAGAATTATATAAAGTTTTAGAAGAAAAATCTGCAGCACCTTTGTTAAAGGAATTTGTTGAAGCTCAAAATGGTAATTTTAATTTAATTTTAGATTATGATAATAGTTTTAAAGTAAAACATAAAATTGAAATAAAAGCAGATACTGATGGCTATCTTTCTTTTAAAACTGCAGATGATTTGGGCTATCTTTCAGTACTTTTAGGGGCAGGGAGAGCAACAAAAGAGGAACAAATTGACTTTGCAGCAGGAATTTATTTAAATAAAACAACTAATGATTTTGTAAAAAAAGATGATTTAATTATGACTTTATATACAAATAGAAATGACATTGAAAATTTTATTAAAACAGCAAAAGAATTAATTGTTTTAAGTAATCAAAAAAGTGAAGATAATTTAATTTTAAAATTAATTTCTTCAAAGGATATTTAA
- a CDS encoding lysophospholipid acyltransferase family protein, with the protein MIKNEIKEEQTDVNKIEELSPVEIEEAKEKTETAHLSKAKLFFNMLSIWSVIKKAKKINKKIKNDPNFYTEEWRYNWVKKKCRKVLKLTNVYIDVVGIENWLDRGIVLAPNHQSNLDPILMFSVNDFLIQQPVAFIAKKELWTQKIFKNFMNLTDNVPIDRNNPRSALTAVKEAKELISEYKRSLVIFPEGTRSAKQEIGEFQSASMKVAQMAYVPIVPVTIIDSYKLFIKRPKGKFRIKIIFGKPLMPEKFISLKTEMLTKNVQREVQKNMDLYKDWDPKKLNITPKKIDKKSRVVFY; encoded by the coding sequence ATGATAAAAAATGAAATAAAAGAAGAACAAACTGATGTTAATAAAATTGAAGAACTTAGCCCTGTTGAAATAGAAGAAGCAAAGGAAAAGACAGAAACTGCTCATTTAAGTAAAGCAAAATTATTTTTTAATATGCTTAGTATTTGATCAGTTATTAAAAAAGCAAAAAAAATTAATAAAAAAATTAAGAATGATCCTAATTTTTATACAGAAGAATGAAGATATAATTGAGTTAAAAAAAAGTGTAGAAAAGTTTTAAAATTAACAAATGTTTATATTGATGTTGTAGGAATTGAAAATTGACTTGATAGAGGAATTGTTTTGGCACCAAATCATCAATCAAATTTAGATCCAATTTTAATGTTTTCAGTTAATGATTTTTTAATTCAACAGCCTGTGGCTTTTATTGCAAAAAAAGAATTATGAACACAAAAAATATTTAAAAATTTTATGAATCTAACAGACAATGTACCGATTGATAGAAATAACCCAAGAAGTGCATTAACTGCTGTTAAAGAAGCAAAAGAATTAATTTCTGAATATAAAAGAAGTTTGGTTATTTTTCCAGAAGGGACTCGAAGTGCAAAACAAGAAATTGGTGAATTTCAATCTGCAAGTATGAAAGTTGCTCAAATGGCATATGTACCAATAGTTCCAGTAACTATTATTGATTCATATAAATTATTCATTAAAAGACCAAAAGGAAAATTTAGAATTAAGATTATTTTTGGAAAACCTTTAATGCCTGAAAAATTTATTTCTTTGAAAACAGAAATGTTAACAAAAAATGTTCAAAGAGAAGTTCAAAAGAATATGGATTTATATAAGGATTGAGATCCAAAAAAACTTAATATAACACCTAAAAAAATTGATAAAAAAAGTAGAGTAGTATTTTATTAA
- a CDS encoding dihydrofolate reductase: MVILIWAQTKKGVIGLNNKLPWNIKEEMQHFINSTKNKTILMGRNTWESLTIKPLPNRQNILITSRSLEKRYNNVEISTDLDLILEKYRNSQEDLYVIGGLQIYLTALKFADKLIISEIKKEYNGDTFAPKWDKKQYRLESKTEFEEFIVYVYERN; encoded by the coding sequence ATGGTTATATTAATATGAGCTCAAACAAAAAAAGGTGTTATTGGTTTAAATAATAAACTTCCTTGAAATATAAAAGAAGAAATGCAACATTTTATTAATTCAACAAAAAATAAAACTATTTTGATGGGAAGAAATACTTGAGAATCTTTAACTATAAAACCACTACCAAATAGGCAAAATATTTTAATTACTTCAAGAAGTCTGGAAAAAAGGTATAATAATGTTGAAATCTCAACAGACTTAGATCTTATTTTGGAGAAATACAGAAATTCTCAAGAAGATTTATATGTAATTGGTGGTCTACAAATTTATTTAACTGCATTAAAATTTGCAGATAAATTAATTATTAGTGAAATAAAAAAAGAATATAATGGAGATACTTTTGCACCAAAATGAGATAAAAAACAATATAGATTAGAGTCCAAAACTGAATTTGAAGAATTTATTGTTTATGTGTATGAGAGGAATTAA
- a CDS encoding thymidylate synthase encodes MKQYLELVNDILKNGEKREDRTNTGTISKFGIQSRYDLRDGFPLITTKKVFFKGIVHEILWFIKGDTNIKYLIDNGVNIWNEWPFEIFKKSKDYNNESLTEFIEKIRKDNNFAKKHGDLGPVYGKQWRNFNGVDQFAKLINDIKTNPFSRRLIISAWNPAEIETMALPPCHSLFQFYVSKDGYLDLQLYQRSGDIFLGIPFNIASYSLLLTLVALECSLKPRYFIHTIGDGHIYLNHLDQINIQLSRTPMPLSKLIVDFNNKSIYDIKFEDIKIENYQSHPSIKGKVAV; translated from the coding sequence ATGAAACAATATTTAGAATTAGTAAATGATATTTTAAAAAATGGTGAAAAAAGAGAAGATAGAACAAATACTGGTACGATATCAAAATTTGGAATTCAATCAAGATATGATTTAAGGGATGGATTTCCATTAATAACTACAAAAAAAGTCTTTTTTAAAGGCATAGTACATGAAATTTTATGATTTATAAAAGGAGATACAAATATAAAATATTTAATCGATAATGGAGTTAATATTTGAAATGAATGACCATTTGAAATATTTAAAAAGTCAAAAGATTATAATAATGAGTCTTTAACAGAATTTATTGAAAAAATAAGAAAGGATAATAATTTTGCAAAGAAACATGGTGATCTGGGACCAGTATATGGTAAACAATGGAGAAATTTTAATGGTGTTGATCAATTTGCAAAATTAATAAATGATATTAAAACAAATCCATTTTCAAGAAGATTAATAATATCTGCTTGGAATCCAGCAGAAATTGAAACAATGGCTTTACCTCCATGTCATTCACTATTTCAATTTTACGTATCAAAGGATGGTTATTTAGATTTACAGTTATATCAAAGAAGTGGAGATATTTTTTTAGGAATACCTTTTAATATTGCAAGTTACTCTTTATTATTAACTTTAGTAGCTTTAGAATGTTCTTTAAAACCACGCTACTTTATTCATACAATTGGAGATGGACATATTTATCTTAATCATTTAGATCAAATTAACATTCAACTTTCAAGAACACCTATGCCTCTTTCAAAATTAATAGTAGATTTCAATAATAAATCAATCTATGATATTAAATTTGAAGATATAAAAATTGAAAATTATCAAAGTCATCCTTCAATCAAGGGAAAGGTTGCTGTTTAA
- a CDS encoding holo-ACP synthase, with amino-acid sequence MAKIGIDIIENSRINLSEKFFKKILHSDELLILNKFSSEEAKIEFVSGRWAAKEAIIKCFEQPISMSKINIVYINNKPVILNDDLKGIEISISHEKKYSVAVALNL; translated from the coding sequence ATGGCAAAAATAGGAATAGATATTATTGAAAATAGTAGAATTAATTTATCAGAGAAATTTTTTAAAAAAATTTTACACTCAGATGAATTATTAATATTAAATAAATTTTCATCTGAAGAAGCAAAAATTGAATTTGTAAGTGGTAGATGAGCTGCAAAAGAAGCAATTATAAAGTGTTTTGAACAACCAATTTCTATGAGTAAAATAAATATTGTCTACATTAATAATAAACCAGTTATTTTAAATGATGATTTAAAAGGAATTGAAATATCTATAAGTCATGAAAAAAAATATTCGGTTGCAGTCGCATTAAATCTATAG
- a CDS encoding CvpA family protein — protein MLINIGPWWLFDLIAISVIIGCTIFGIARGFFMSFYILIVEVIAVIILMFIPALLTNSLNPLVMKLLVKFGLTDLFSAFGDSLSGFITGLLPGGTENLSIDGSGASYEVLKTFSALILYLCLSIFIFSLVNLIGFILYWPIKKKLKSIKVVGSVDTLLGAFNGLALGMILSMSVSFFASFPIFSTDTQKIGLTDTSNWSDQDYYDYIENGGSYKKYSIANNITTSIPSIPIFSFTYTNSCVSKYIIKPMLVMGTELSKNENLSTLSNFFIIYEDLLTEGYSSDNPLKSPITTCIETMPEDSRSIFRLLSEAMLYGSKVFAAQDSANENTSLHSIDLINALDSYYVSTKGSTEGIHDAWLNEEEMVNFYSWAESNQMENPFLTLAQNINETWATTETIKERYIVSVLKNPNLVYKFLKNINYVNSITRKNLDTLPFISSSYSSTYLFQNLEIVPSGELKFGQFSNNLSTGKTIADISINENNFWENYNKRGYYWIRYYFDFANSSLWS, from the coding sequence ATGCTAATTAATATTGGACCTTGATGACTATTTGATTTAATAGCAATTTCTGTAATAATAGGTTGTACTATTTTTGGAATAGCTCGTGGATTTTTTATGTCTTTTTATATTTTAATAGTTGAAGTAATTGCAGTTATTATTTTAATGTTTATACCAGCATTACTTACAAATTCATTAAATCCATTGGTAATGAAACTATTAGTTAAATTTGGTTTAACAGATCTTTTTAGTGCATTTGGAGATAGTTTATCAGGCTTTATTACTGGTTTATTACCAGGAGGAACTGAAAATCTATCTATTGACGGTTCTGGTGCTTCTTATGAGGTTTTAAAAACATTTTCAGCACTAATTTTATATTTATGTTTAAGTATTTTTATATTTTCACTTGTTAACTTAATTGGATTTATTCTTTACTGACCAATTAAGAAAAAACTTAAATCTATTAAAGTTGTTGGTAGTGTTGATACTTTATTAGGGGCTTTTAATGGATTAGCTTTGGGTATGATATTATCAATGAGCGTGAGTTTTTTTGCAAGTTTTCCAATATTTTCAACAGATACTCAAAAAATAGGTCTTACTGATACTTCAAATTGAAGTGATCAAGATTATTATGATTATATTGAAAATGGTGGATCATATAAAAAATATTCGATAGCAAATAATATAACAACTTCAATTCCAAGTATTCCAATTTTTTCTTTTACATATACTAATTCTTGTGTTTCAAAATATATTATTAAACCAATGTTAGTTATGGGTACAGAATTATCTAAAAATGAAAATTTAAGTACGTTATCAAATTTCTTTATAATTTATGAAGATTTATTAACAGAGGGTTATTCATCAGATAATCCATTAAAATCACCAATTACAACTTGTATAGAAACAATGCCAGAAGATTCGAGATCTATTTTCAGGTTACTTTCTGAAGCAATGTTATATGGTTCAAAAGTTTTTGCAGCACAAGATTCAGCTAATGAAAATACTTCTTTACATAGTATTGATTTAATTAATGCATTAGATTCATATTATGTTTCTACAAAAGGTTCAACAGAGGGAATTCATGATGCTTGATTAAATGAAGAAGAAATGGTTAATTTTTACTCATGGGCTGAAAGTAATCAAATGGAAAATCCTTTTTTAACTCTTGCACAAAATATTAATGAAACTTGAGCAACAACAGAAACAATAAAGGAAAGATATATTGTTTCTGTTTTGAAAAATCCAAATTTAGTGTATAAATTTTTAAAAAATATTAATTATGTGAATTCTATTACAAGAAAGAATTTGGATACTTTACCTTTTATTTCTTCAAGTTATTCTTCGACTTATTTATTTCAAAATTTGGAAATAGTACCTTCAGGAGAACTTAAATTTGGTCAATTTTCAAATAATTTATCAACAGGCAAAACAATTGCTGACATAAGCATAAATGAAAATAATTTTTGAGAAAATTATAATAAAAGAGGATATTATTGAATACGCTACTATTTTGATTTTGCAAATAGTAGTTTGTGGAGTTAA
- the rnhC gene encoding ribonuclease HIII, with the protein MNSFKNVEISIINTIIKDNKKFLISKNNNANIRYFFRLEDNTVINIYNNKTILFQGKSANLLANKYNLLKDKNLINKIVNNKIIELPNIGCDEVGVGDFFGPLVTCACYLDKDFEKNNLNLINMIKDSKTISNEKIEKLFFQLKDKVKFSVYIMKNKEYNEKYTFYKNTHFLKAIAHNNSLKKVIELNNDLKTVPIIMDQFVNENKYFYYLEKEKDIVKNIYFQTKAESKYLAVACASIIARYFFLSEIENLQNTYKIKLPLGAGNNVKLFVQKYKKEFKVESINFIKLHFNDEIKKKI; encoded by the coding sequence ATGAATAGCTTTAAAAACGTTGAAATTTCAATAATAAATACAATTATCAAAGATAATAAAAAATTTTTAATAAGTAAAAATAATAATGCTAATATAAGATATTTTTTTCGTTTAGAAGATAATACAGTTATAAATATTTATAATAATAAAACCATTTTATTTCAAGGAAAAAGTGCTAATTTACTAGCAAATAAATATAATTTATTAAAAGATAAAAATTTAATTAATAAAATAGTAAACAATAAAATTATAGAATTACCTAATATTGGTTGTGATGAAGTTGGTGTTGGTGATTTTTTTGGTCCTTTAGTTACTTGTGCTTGTTATTTGGACAAGGACTTTGAAAAAAATAACTTAAATTTAATAAATATGATAAAAGATTCAAAAACTATTTCAAATGAAAAAATTGAAAAATTATTTTTTCAATTAAAAGATAAGGTTAAATTTAGTGTTTATATAATGAAAAATAAGGAATACAATGAAAAATATACTTTTTATAAAAATACACATTTTTTAAAAGCAATCGCTCATAATAATTCACTAAAAAAAGTAATTGAGTTAAATAATGATTTAAAAACAGTGCCTATAATTATGGATCAATTTGTTAATGAGAATAAATATTTTTATTATTTAGAAAAAGAAAAAGATATTGTTAAAAATATTTATTTTCAAACAAAAGCAGAGTCAAAATATTTAGCTGTTGCTTGTGCAAGCATAATTGCAAGATATTTTTTTCTAAGTGAAATAGAAAACCTGCAAAACACTTATAAAATTAAACTTCCTTTAGGAGCTGGGAATAATGTTAAATTATTTGTACAAAAATATAAAAAAGAATTTAAAGTTGAATCTATTAATTTTATAAAATTGCATTTTAATGATGAAATTAAAAAAAAGATTTAA
- a CDS encoding deoxycytidylate deaminase: MKRKNYIDWDTYFLAMVQLNAMRSKDPDTQVGSVIVNDLKQIISTGYNGLPRGLSDDNYPWNRKGELENTKYPYVVHAELNAILSSKESVINCIIYTSLFPCNECTKSIIQSGIKKIIYSNDKYNGTIENKIAKRMLDDAGIIYENKKEVKLKIMD; encoded by the coding sequence ATGAAAAGAAAAAATTATATTGATTGAGACACATATTTTCTTGCAATGGTTCAATTAAATGCAATGAGAAGTAAAGATCCAGATACTCAAGTTGGTTCTGTCATTGTTAATGATTTAAAACAAATTATTTCAACAGGTTATAATGGTCTTCCAAGAGGATTAAGCGATGATAATTATCCTTGAAATAGAAAAGGCGAATTAGAAAATACTAAATATCCTTATGTAGTACATGCTGAATTAAATGCAATATTATCTTCAAAAGAATCAGTTATAAATTGTATTATTTATACGAGTTTATTTCCTTGTAATGAATGTACAAAAAGTATAATTCAATCAGGTATAAAAAAAATAATATATTCTAATGATAAATATAATGGAACAATTGAAAATAAAATTGCAAAAAGAATGCTTGATGATGCGGGAATTATTTATGAAAATAAAAAAGAAGTTAAACTAAAAATAATGGATTAA
- a CDS encoding RluA family pseudouridine synthase → MNHIEIKIDYDSERLDKYLTNYLKQEYNFSRSYIQKMIDSGEILINNTFTTSKYNLLVGDIITININEPEEMSAKPENIDFEILYQDNDILVLNKPNNLVVHPAAGNPSGTLVNALLYKIKDLSSIGGVLRPGIVHRLDKMTTGIMIVAKNDNAHKKLTDMLSKNEIHKEYYAIVHGVIEPNAGLIDAPIGRHKTDRKKMTVTDINSKHAKTNFKVIQRFEKHTLISCVIETGRTHQIRVHMNYIKHPVLGDYLYSYREDQKLEFGQYLHAYKLEFNHPITNKKLELICELPKEFNDKIKEL, encoded by the coding sequence ATGAATCATATAGAAATAAAGATTGATTATGATTCAGAAAGATTAGATAAATATCTCACAAATTATTTAAAACAGGAATATAATTTTTCAAGAAGTTATATTCAAAAAATGATTGATTCAGGAGAAATTTTAATAAATAATACTTTTACAACTTCAAAATATAATCTTTTAGTTGGAGATATCATTACAATAAATATTAATGAACCTGAAGAAATGAGTGCTAAACCAGAAAATATTGATTTTGAAATTTTATATCAGGATAATGATATTTTAGTTTTAAATAAACCTAATAATTTAGTAGTTCATCCAGCTGCTGGAAATCCTTCAGGAACATTAGTTAATGCTTTACTTTATAAAATTAAGGATCTATCTTCAATTGGTGGAGTTTTAAGACCTGGAATTGTTCATAGATTGGATAAAATGACAACAGGAATAATGATTGTTGCAAAAAATGATAATGCACATAAAAAACTAACAGATATGTTATCAAAAAATGAAATTCACAAAGAGTATTATGCAATTGTACATGGAGTAATTGAACCAAATGCAGGATTAATTGATGCACCAATTGGTAGGCACAAAACTGATAGAAAAAAAATGACCGTAACAGACATTAATTCAAAACATGCCAAAACTAATTTTAAGGTAATTCAAAGATTTGAAAAACATACTTTAATTAGCTGTGTTATTGAAACAGGAAGAACACATCAAATTAGAGTTCATATGAATTACATTAAACATCCAGTTTTAGGAGATTATCTTTATTCCTATAGAGAAGATCAAAAGTTAGAATTTGGTCAATATTTGCATGCTTACAAGCTTGAATTTAATCATCCTATTACAAATAAAAAATTAGAATTAATATGTGAATTACCAAAGGAATTTAATGATAAAATAAAAGAGTTATAA
- a CDS encoding signal peptidase II, whose protein sequence is MKEFFFNLKGTLKNYNYILKYKLVWCLPIILFLLFLDWLSKGIVTSTMNLGDDKEFISGLINFEYTINPGAAYGINADLPTLAISIAIFVSLFIIVAFIFVKDKWWILGINFMLAGSLGNLIARIWAPPTENGIYGGVVDFLKFDFSFLGSDSYIFNLADAWVTISVILIIIALIIYLYCEIYELKLKKNEKLFEIYNDVQSQKLLTFEIYWSTFYKKDSENKISYKEYIQKMKSFNMKWKNEKKENN, encoded by the coding sequence ATGAAAGAATTCTTTTTTAATTTAAAGGGAACTTTAAAAAACTATAATTATATCTTAAAGTACAAATTAGTATGATGTTTACCAATCATACTTTTTTTACTTTTTTTAGACTGATTGAGCAAAGGAATAGTTACTTCAACAATGAATTTGGGTGATGATAAAGAATTTATTTCAGGATTAATTAATTTTGAGTATACAATTAATCCTGGCGCAGCTTATGGGATAAATGCAGATTTACCAACATTGGCTATTTCTATTGCAATATTTGTGAGTTTATTTATAATAGTTGCTTTTATTTTTGTTAAAGACAAATGATGAATACTAGGTATAAATTTTATGTTAGCAGGAAGCCTTGGAAATTTAATTGCTAGAATTTGAGCACCTCCAACAGAAAATGGAATTTATGGTGGTGTTGTTGATTTTTTAAAATTCGATTTTAGTTTTTTAGGATCAGATAGTTATATTTTTAATTTAGCTGATGCTTGAGTTACAATCTCGGTAATATTAATTATTATTGCTTTAATTATTTATTTATATTGTGAAATTTATGAATTAAAATTAAAAAAGAATGAAAAACTTTTTGAAATATACAATGATGTTCAATCACAAAAATTACTTACTTTTGAAATATATTGATCAACTTTTTATAAAAAAGACTCAGAAAATAAAATTTCTTACAAAGAATATATTCAAAAAATGAAAAGTTTTAATATGAAATGAAAAAATGAAAAAAAGGAGAATAATTAA